A region of Bacillus cabrialesii DNA encodes the following proteins:
- a CDS encoding amino acid ABC transporter permease: MNTIDWEFMISAFPALIQALPITLFMAVAAMIFAIIGGLILALITKNKIPVLHQLSKLYISFFRGVPTLVQLFLIYYGLPQLFPEMSKMTALTAAIIGLSLKNAAYLAEIFRAALNSVDDGQLEACLSVGMTKLQAYRRIILPQAIRNAIPATGNTFIGLLKETSLAFTLGVMEMFAQGKMYASGNLKYFETYLAVAIVYWVLTIIYSILQDLFERAMSKPYRT, translated from the coding sequence ATGAACACGATTGATTGGGAATTCATGATATCAGCGTTCCCAGCTTTAATTCAGGCCCTTCCGATTACCTTGTTTATGGCTGTCGCAGCGATGATTTTTGCCATTATCGGAGGACTTATTCTCGCACTCATCACAAAGAACAAAATTCCAGTGCTTCATCAGCTGTCAAAGCTGTATATATCCTTTTTCCGGGGCGTGCCGACACTTGTGCAGCTGTTCTTAATCTACTACGGGCTGCCGCAGCTATTTCCGGAGATGAGCAAAATGACAGCTCTCACAGCTGCCATCATCGGGTTAAGCTTAAAAAACGCCGCTTATTTGGCAGAAATCTTCCGTGCCGCCCTCAATTCTGTTGATGACGGGCAGCTGGAGGCGTGCCTGTCTGTCGGCATGACAAAACTTCAGGCATACAGACGGATTATTCTTCCGCAAGCGATCCGAAATGCGATTCCTGCAACGGGCAATACATTTATCGGACTGCTCAAAGAAACGTCACTGGCCTTTACATTAGGGGTCATGGAGATGTTCGCCCAAGGGAAGATGTACGCCTCAGGAAACCTCAAGTATTTTGAAACGTACTTGGCGGTTGCGATTGTCTATTGGGTTCTTACCATTATCTACAGCATTTTGCAGGACTTGTTTGAACGCGCCATGAGCAAGCCATACCGGACTTAG